In the Chroococcidiopsis sp. SAG 2025 genome, one interval contains:
- a CDS encoding iron uptake porin, translating to MNTKLPHARLFLAANLVAALVGMSAETTLALPLENSMAQVTSVSQLSDVQPTDWAFQALQSLVERYGCIAGYPDGTYRGNRALTRYEFAAGLNACLDRVNELIATASADVVTKEDLATLQRLQTEFGTELATLRGRVDSLEAQTAELEANQFSTTTKLNVSLITAITDTFGDRIAGNEDDSNTIFGYRSRMNFETSFTGRDLLRTRLEFGNFGDMEDVSGTNMTRLNFDTNTDNDVTVPHLLYRFPVGSNLTFTVGPAGVGYTDITDTLTPPSIADDSRGIPSLFGEYSPLYRRGGGGAAVNWEIAESLTLTLGYLAGSPSDPGDGAGLFNGTYHALAQLAVDGDWGAAGIAYSRSYNPAGVVDLTGSTGSLLASEPFGDDIATSADIFAFQGFYRFSPKFQLHGWVGYISASANGSGLSAIADGSGGTIASTVEDGGSADLWYGAVGLTFPDVGGEGNLPGILVGLPPRVTDSDVRDEDDTSYHVEAFYRFQVNDYISVTPGFWVVFNPENNSDNSNQYVGVLRTSFNF from the coding sequence ATGAACACAAAATTGCCGCACGCTAGATTGTTTCTGGCTGCGAATTTAGTAGCGGCTTTAGTAGGAATGAGTGCGGAAACTACCTTAGCATTGCCGCTAGAAAATAGTATGGCTCAAGTTACGTCAGTATCTCAACTATCTGACGTGCAGCCAACAGATTGGGCATTTCAAGCATTGCAATCTTTGGTAGAAAGATATGGTTGCATTGCCGGATATCCCGATGGAACTTATCGAGGAAATCGTGCTTTGACCCGCTATGAATTTGCGGCAGGATTGAATGCTTGTTTAGATCGAGTCAACGAACTGATCGCTACAGCTAGTGCAGATGTAGTGACGAAAGAAGACTTAGCAACATTACAACGATTGCAAACAGAATTTGGTACAGAACTGGCAACTCTGCGCGGTCGAGTTGATAGTTTGGAAGCACAAACAGCAGAATTAGAAGCAAATCAATTTTCGACGACGACAAAACTTAATGTCAGTTTAATTACAGCAATTACAGATACATTTGGCGATCGCATAGCCGGAAATGAGGACGATTCTAATACGATATTTGGCTATCGTTCGCGGATGAATTTTGAAACGAGTTTTACCGGACGAGATTTACTACGGACTCGTTTGGAATTTGGTAACTTTGGCGATATGGAAGACGTGTCAGGTACGAACATGACACGGCTTAACTTCGATACGAACACCGATAACGATGTAACTGTACCGCACCTGTTATACCGCTTTCCCGTTGGTTCCAACCTCACCTTTACTGTAGGTCCCGCCGGAGTCGGTTACACCGATATTACCGATACCCTGACTCCTCCTAGCATTGCTGATGACAGCAGAGGTATTCCCTCTCTGTTTGGCGAGTACAGTCCCCTGTATCGTCGCGGTGGTGGTGGCGCGGCGGTGAATTGGGAGATTGCCGAGAGTTTAACTTTGACTCTAGGATATTTGGCTGGTAGTCCCAGCGATCCTGGCGATGGTGCTGGTTTATTCAACGGCACGTATCACGCCTTAGCGCAACTTGCTGTAGATGGTGATTGGGGTGCGGCTGGAATTGCTTACTCGCGCAGTTATAACCCTGCGGGAGTAGTGGATCTCACTGGTAGTACGGGTAGTTTGCTGGCTAGCGAACCATTTGGAGATGACATTGCAACATCCGCAGACATCTTTGCTTTTCAAGGCTTTTATCGCTTTTCACCCAAGTTTCAACTACATGGTTGGGTAGGTTACATCAGTGCGAGTGCCAACGGTTCGGGTTTGAGTGCGATCGCAGATGGTAGTGGAGGAACTATTGCTAGTACTGTTGAAGATGGGGGTAGTGCAGATCTATGGTATGGTGCAGTCGGTTTAACTTTCCCAGATGTGGGGGGTGAAGGTAATTTACCAGGAATTTTGGTTGGCTTACCTCCCAGAGTTACAGATAGCGACGTGCGCGATGAAGACGATACATCATATCACGTTGAGGCTTTTTACCGTTTTCAAGTTAACGATTATATTTCTGTGACTCCTGGTTTTTGGGTAGTATTTAATCCTGAAAATAACAGTGACAACAGCAATCAATATGTAGGAGTCCTTCGGACGAGTTTTAATTTTTAA
- the glcD gene encoding glycolate oxidase subunit GlcD, translating into MLIQNKQQRDWKTIIKKFEAVLGKNGVVQRREELITYECDGLTSYRQRPAVVVLPRTTEQVAEVVKICDRHNIPFIARGSGTGLSGGALPIEDCVLIVTSMMRQVLSIDLENQQVVVQPGVINNWVTQAVSGDGFYYAPDPSSQIICSVGGNVAENSGGVHCLKYGVTTNHVLGLKVVTPDGSVVDLGGQVPEMPGYDLTGVFVGSEGTLGIATEITLRILKSAESICVLLADFTSVEAAGAAVSDIISAGIIPAGMEMMDNLSINAVEDVVAMGCYPRDATAILLVEIDGIAVEVAETKQLISDICLKNGARGITTASDPETRLKLWKGRKAAFAAAGHLSPDYYVQDGVIPRTQLPFVLQEIENLSQQYGYRIANVFHAGDGNLHPLILYDNSVPGALHQVEELGGEILKLCVKVGGSISGEHGIGADKKCFMPDMFTEADLETMQYVREAINPKGLANPGKIFPTPRTCGEAAKMTDIKEFAGVERF; encoded by the coding sequence ATGCTAATCCAAAACAAGCAGCAGCGTGACTGGAAGACAATTATTAAAAAATTTGAAGCAGTCTTAGGCAAAAATGGCGTGGTACAGCGTCGGGAGGAATTGATTACTTATGAGTGCGATGGGTTAACGAGTTATCGCCAGCGTCCCGCAGTTGTCGTGTTGCCAAGAACGACAGAACAAGTAGCGGAAGTTGTGAAGATTTGCGATCGCCACAATATTCCTTTCATTGCCCGTGGTTCCGGTACTGGTTTATCTGGTGGGGCATTACCGATAGAAGACTGCGTGTTAATTGTCACCTCAATGATGCGGCAAGTCCTCAGCATAGATTTGGAAAATCAGCAAGTTGTGGTACAGCCAGGAGTGATTAATAACTGGGTGACGCAAGCGGTTAGCGGCGATGGATTCTACTACGCCCCCGATCCTTCCAGTCAGATTATCTGTTCGGTGGGCGGGAATGTTGCCGAGAATTCTGGCGGGGTACATTGTCTTAAATATGGTGTCACTACCAACCACGTTTTAGGTTTAAAAGTCGTTACCCCCGATGGTTCGGTTGTCGATTTGGGCGGACAAGTACCAGAAATGCCTGGTTACGATCTCACGGGCGTGTTTGTCGGTTCCGAGGGAACGTTGGGGATTGCTACCGAAATTACGCTACGGATTCTCAAATCAGCCGAATCAATTTGCGTCTTGCTTGCCGACTTTACCAGCGTAGAAGCAGCAGGGGCAGCGGTTTCAGACATCATCAGTGCGGGAATTATTCCGGCTGGGATGGAAATGATGGATAACCTCAGCATTAATGCTGTAGAAGATGTTGTTGCCATGGGTTGTTATCCCAGAGATGCTACGGCAATCTTGTTAGTAGAAATTGACGGCATCGCTGTAGAAGTTGCAGAAACTAAGCAGCTGATTAGCGATATTTGTTTGAAAAACGGGGCGAGGGGAATTACCACAGCCAGCGATCCTGAAACGCGCCTCAAATTGTGGAAAGGACGCAAAGCAGCATTTGCCGCTGCCGGACATCTCAGCCCCGATTACTACGTTCAAGATGGGGTGATTCCGCGGACTCAACTGCCCTTTGTTTTACAAGAAATTGAAAATTTAAGTCAACAATATGGCTATCGTATTGCAAACGTATTTCATGCGGGTGATGGGAATCTTCACCCATTAATTTTGTACGATAATTCCGTACCAGGGGCTTTGCACCAAGTAGAAGAATTAGGGGGGGAGATCCTAAAACTCTGCGTTAAAGTTGGTGGTAGTATTTCTGGCGAACACGGCATCGGTGCAGATAAGAAATGTTTTATGCCCGATATGTTTACCGAGGCAGATTTGGAAACGATGCAATATGTCAGGGAGGCGATTAACCCGAAAGGTTTAGCTAATCCTGGCAAGATCTTTCCGACTCCCCGTACTTGTGGGGAAGCAGCCAAGATGACTGATATTAAAGAGTTTGCTGGAGTTGAGAGATTTTAG
- a CDS encoding PRC-barrel domain-containing protein: MTSENTIKRSDILNTKVIADDNAKVLGVVSQLWVDIDRREVVALGLRDNLIAFASVPRYMYLSSISKIGDVILVENEDAIEDIDVEIYSNLVNCEVITETGQPLGRVRGFTFNAQTGKIHSLIIASLGLPQIPDQVISTYELPIEEVVSSGPNRLIVFEGAEERINRLSVGVLERLGIGKAPWEKEEDEYYTPTAVRPENQLGSGVPLQAPKAQPLRTTQPAVQEAWDEDEYEYETVQPRIEQQPLRRQQYEPNRYDRELEEEENWSEASGSDRYTPAPPPRYPEPQPFEPKPYAPTNNLDEDLDGDAWGEDEEPQPLNIPKKIKQPEYEEEGGY, from the coding sequence ATGACCTCTGAAAACACTATTAAACGCTCCGACATCTTAAATACAAAGGTGATCGCGGATGACAACGCCAAAGTATTAGGGGTTGTCAGCCAACTATGGGTAGATATCGATCGCAGGGAGGTTGTAGCTCTTGGTTTGCGAGACAACCTGATCGCCTTTGCTAGCGTACCGCGTTATATGTACCTGAGCAGCATCAGCAAAATCGGCGATGTGATTTTGGTGGAGAACGAAGACGCGATCGAAGATATCGATGTAGAGATTTACAGCAACTTAGTTAATTGTGAAGTCATTACAGAAACAGGTCAACCCTTGGGGCGAGTGCGTGGCTTTACATTTAACGCTCAAACAGGCAAAATCCATTCTTTAATTATCGCTTCGCTGGGTTTGCCCCAGATCCCCGACCAGGTAATTAGTACTTATGAATTGCCAATCGAAGAAGTTGTCAGCAGCGGTCCCAATCGGTTAATTGTATTTGAAGGCGCTGAAGAAAGAATTAATCGTTTGAGTGTTGGTGTGCTAGAACGGCTTGGTATTGGTAAAGCACCTTGGGAGAAAGAAGAAGACGAGTACTATACTCCCACAGCAGTGCGACCGGAAAACCAGCTTGGAAGTGGTGTACCGTTGCAAGCACCAAAAGCCCAACCTCTACGGACGACTCAACCTGCGGTACAGGAAGCTTGGGATGAGGATGAATACGAGTATGAAACAGTCCAGCCTCGGATCGAACAGCAGCCATTACGCCGCCAGCAGTACGAACCCAACAGATACGATCGCGAGTTAGAGGAAGAAGAAAACTGGAGTGAAGCGTCGGGAAGCGATCGCTATACACCTGCACCTCCACCCCGTTACCCCGAACCCCAGCCGTTTGAACCAAAGCCATACGCACCAACAAATAATCTTGACGAAGATCTCGACGGTGACGCTTGGGGAGAAGATGAGGAACCGCAGCCTTTGAATATTCCCAAGAAAATCAAGCAACCAGAATACGAAGAAGAAGGCGGCTATTAG
- a CDS encoding sodium:solute symporter — protein MAAIDIVFLVAYFVGVAAIGYWSSHKSLASSKSYFLGGGSIGWAAIGASLFASNISAEHFIGLAGSGASSGLAVGQFEWIACFMLLLLGWLFVPFYLRTGVFTMPEFLERRFNRQCRTYLSAISLIAYVFTKISVAVYAGAIVLQTILGWNIWLGAIALIVATGAYTIFGGLRAVIYTDFFQAFILIGGGIFLTATAIIDVGGFGALYQKVDPNFFSLWKDINHPDFPWTGILFGAPILGLWYWCTDQMIVQRTLAAPNIEVARRSTIFAGFLKLLPVFILVLPGIAGRILFPDVEPDRIYATMVNNLLPPGIKGLVVAGLLAALMSSLSSVFNSSSTLVVMDFYQKWKPEASDRELVRAGQISTILLVVTGLLWLPFIGLMSNQLYVYLQSVQAYVSPPIAAVFLMGILWKRATGRAAFNTLITGFILGAIRFIAEIAVKAGWITWRPLVAYATINFLHFAILLFVISIAILVLVSLTSAAPNQRQLEIFQHSDAELEKFAGSHRSHNLNVRSSFILAAIVLVFWVVFSPFVVS, from the coding sequence GTGGCTGCTATAGATATCGTGTTTCTCGTTGCTTACTTTGTAGGTGTAGCGGCGATTGGTTATTGGTCGAGTCATAAAAGTTTAGCGAGTAGCAAATCGTATTTTTTGGGCGGTGGTAGTATTGGTTGGGCAGCAATTGGTGCGAGTCTATTTGCTAGCAATATTTCTGCCGAACACTTCATTGGATTAGCAGGTAGCGGCGCTAGTTCGGGTCTAGCAGTAGGGCAATTTGAATGGATTGCCTGTTTTATGTTGTTGCTATTAGGCTGGCTATTCGTGCCGTTCTATCTCCGCACTGGTGTATTTACAATGCCGGAGTTTTTAGAAAGGCGTTTTAATCGTCAGTGCCGTACCTATCTATCCGCAATTTCATTAATTGCTTATGTCTTTACAAAAATTAGCGTAGCAGTCTATGCAGGTGCGATCGTTCTGCAAACAATTTTAGGCTGGAATATTTGGCTAGGCGCGATTGCCTTGATTGTGGCTACGGGTGCGTATACAATTTTTGGCGGTTTAAGGGCAGTCATTTACACTGATTTCTTCCAAGCATTTATTCTAATTGGCGGCGGAATTTTCTTGACTGCAACAGCAATTATTGATGTGGGTGGTTTTGGTGCTTTGTATCAAAAAGTCGATCCTAACTTCTTTAGTTTGTGGAAAGACATCAATCATCCCGATTTTCCCTGGACGGGAATTTTATTCGGCGCACCCATCTTAGGTTTATGGTATTGGTGTACAGACCAAATGATCGTTCAACGCACCCTTGCCGCACCTAATATTGAAGTCGCAAGGCGATCGACAATTTTTGCTGGATTTTTAAAACTTCTACCCGTATTTATCCTCGTCTTACCAGGTATTGCAGGCAGAATTCTGTTTCCCGACGTGGAACCAGACCGGATATATGCCACGATGGTGAATAATCTCCTCCCGCCTGGAATTAAAGGATTAGTGGTAGCTGGGTTGCTGGCGGCGTTGATGAGTTCTCTTTCCAGCGTCTTTAATAGTAGTTCCACGCTAGTTGTGATGGACTTCTACCAAAAATGGAAACCAGAGGCAAGCGATCGCGAGTTAGTGCGAGCCGGACAGATTTCGACTATTCTACTAGTAGTGACTGGTTTGCTATGGCTCCCCTTTATCGGGTTGATGAGCAATCAGCTTTATGTCTATCTCCAGTCAGTACAAGCCTACGTTTCGCCACCGATTGCTGCTGTCTTCTTGATGGGGATATTGTGGAAACGCGCTACTGGTAGGGCGGCTTTCAATACCTTAATTACTGGTTTTATTTTGGGTGCAATTCGATTTATCGCCGAAATCGCCGTAAAAGCAGGTTGGATAACTTGGCGACCTTTGGTAGCCTATGCCACGATTAACTTCTTACATTTTGCGATTCTGCTGTTTGTAATTTCTATTGCCATTTTGGTACTTGTCAGTTTAACCAGTGCTGCACCAAACCAGAGACAACTGGAAATCTTCCAACACTCAGACGCAGAGTTGGAGAAGTTTGCTGGTTCCCATCGATCGCACAATCTCAATGTTAGATCGAGTTTCATCCTCGCCGCGATCGTCTTGGTATTTTGGGTTGTTTTTAGTCCCTTTGTCGTTAGTTGA
- the smc gene encoding chromosome segregation protein SMC, which produces MVHVKRVELTNFKSFGGTTKIPLLPGFTVVSGPNGSGKSNILDALLFCLGLASSRGMRAERLPDLVNHDKATRGKSAVETLVTVTFDLEGALSREQEAEGTKVNGNGNGNGYYVEELEDKGDKEDTVDTGEEEPLTPHSSLLTPNELTITRRLRVTQQGSYTSTYYINGSTCTQTELHEQLSQIRIYPEGYNVVLQGDVTSIISMHSRERREIIDELAGVANYDRKIIQAKETLNEVKDREDRYRIVETELIAQRDRLSHDRIQAEKYQKLRTEYQQKQQWEIVLVWRSLQQQQEKLVAEIQTGDRTLTELTTQLTTLNTQIQQVTAELDALNARVKTLGEEELLSLQSTLATQEAERRQLQNRQRDLTNAYENAGNAYTQQQLEIQQHQNSVVRLQQQQQEIVAQLSTLRQQRDEAQQTLEQSRTEASAVADASDAWVQQQAALSRQVESLLQTVEPQRTEQAQLKERSHQLERQIQEQTGLIQTLEPELATKQTQLTEIETQLSSQIEQIQSLAQSLAAAEAELQIQQQTQNRLLQEQRDKQRQLDKLEAQSQALQETQGTFATKILLQSGLSGICGLVAQLGKVEPRYQLALEIAAGARLGQLVVEDDGVAASGIEILKQKRGGRVTFLPLNKIQAPRFSPASGLRYANGYIDYAINLIECDRRYQDIFGYVFGSTVVFADLQSARSHLGQYRIVTLAGELLETSGAMTGGSISQQNSSLHFGTSDATESQEVIELRNRLQEIDRILARCGESIGNLAAKTKNLSQELTEAKTKQRENNLLKDQLQKEIRKLIQQVETGQSQLAQNTKQLSTVQARLETLERDLPAQEEQLQQIRQALVELEQSQTNSQWQQIQAAIRQQEQELQTRIEIVRNAEQQLKDIENQSQRLHEKIQECEVRSREYQQQQQENQSQQAAVNAQLQEISDHLKQIHTSLKEIEQRMTAERQERDRAEQKLRELHLNQQQVEWQQQKLQETQTSRREDLVNLQAQIQIQAAEMPDPLPEVPDKVDLEQLQKELRSLVKRMEAMEPVNMLALEEYERTNARLEELSQKLLTLEAERTELLLRIENFTTLRQRAFQEAFDAVNENFQTIFATLSDGDGFLQLDNPEDPFTSGLNLVAHPKGKPVQRLASMSGGEKSLTALSFIFALQRYRPSPFYAFDEVDMFLDGANVERLARMIEQQAKQAQFIVVSLRRPMIESAERTIGVTQARGAYTQVLGIKL; this is translated from the coding sequence ATGGTTCATGTCAAGCGCGTAGAACTCACCAACTTCAAATCCTTTGGTGGCACGACTAAAATTCCTTTGCTGCCAGGATTTACTGTTGTCTCAGGACCCAACGGTTCTGGTAAATCTAATATTCTTGATGCTCTCCTGTTTTGCCTCGGTCTAGCAAGTTCTCGGGGAATGCGGGCGGAACGCCTACCCGATCTTGTCAACCACGACAAAGCCACACGCGGAAAATCGGCAGTAGAAACGCTGGTGACGGTGACTTTCGATTTAGAGGGAGCGCTTAGCAGGGAGCAGGAAGCAGAGGGGACAAAGGTTAATGGAAATGGGAATGGGAATGGGTATTATGTTGAAGAGTTAGAGGACAAGGGAGACAAGGAAGACACGGTAGACACGGGGGAAGAAGAACCCCTCACTCCTCATTCCTCACTCCTCACCCCTAATGAATTAACAATTACGCGCCGCTTACGAGTCACTCAACAGGGTTCGTATACGTCAACTTATTACATTAATGGTTCTACCTGTACTCAAACTGAGTTGCACGAACAACTGAGTCAGATCCGGATTTATCCTGAAGGCTACAACGTCGTGCTGCAAGGGGACGTGACGAGTATTATTTCCATGCACTCGCGAGAACGACGGGAGATTATTGACGAACTAGCAGGGGTAGCGAATTACGATCGCAAAATTATCCAAGCAAAAGAAACCTTAAATGAAGTTAAAGACAGGGAAGACCGCTACCGCATCGTTGAAACTGAATTAATTGCGCAACGCGATCGCCTGTCTCACGATCGCATCCAAGCTGAGAAATATCAAAAGCTGCGGACGGAATATCAACAGAAACAGCAATGGGAAATTGTTTTAGTCTGGCGATCGCTACAACAGCAACAAGAAAAGTTGGTGGCGGAAATTCAAACGGGCGATCGTACCCTAACTGAATTAACAACTCAACTTACTACCCTCAACACCCAAATTCAGCAGGTAACGGCAGAATTAGACGCACTCAACGCACGAGTGAAGACTTTGGGGGAAGAAGAACTCTTATCTCTGCAATCAACTCTAGCCACCCAGGAAGCCGAACGGCGACAGTTACAAAATCGCCAAAGAGACTTGACAAATGCTTATGAAAATGCAGGAAATGCTTACACGCAACAACAGTTAGAAATTCAACAACACCAAAATTCTGTCGTTCGGTTGCAACAACAGCAACAGGAAATCGTTGCTCAACTCTCTACCCTACGTCAACAACGGGATGAGGCGCAGCAAACCTTAGAACAAAGTCGTACAGAAGCTAGTGCAGTCGCCGATGCTTCCGATGCTTGGGTGCAACAACAAGCTGCTTTGAGTCGTCAAGTTGAATCTCTGTTGCAAACTGTAGAACCCCAGCGCACCGAACAAGCGCAACTAAAAGAGCGATCGCATCAATTAGAAAGGCAAATTCAAGAACAAACTGGGTTAATTCAAACTTTAGAGCCAGAGCTGGCGACAAAGCAAACACAATTAACCGAAATAGAAACTCAATTATCGAGTCAAATTGAGCAAATTCAATCTTTAGCCCAATCTTTAGCTGCGGCTGAAGCCGAATTGCAGATTCAGCAGCAAACTCAAAATCGCTTACTTCAAGAACAAAGAGACAAACAGCGCCAGTTGGATAAGTTGGAGGCGCAGTCTCAAGCCTTGCAAGAAACTCAAGGGACTTTTGCGACAAAAATTTTGCTGCAATCGGGTTTAAGTGGAATTTGTGGTTTGGTAGCCCAACTCGGTAAAGTCGAACCTCGATATCAACTAGCTTTAGAAATTGCAGCTGGGGCGCGGTTGGGACAATTGGTGGTAGAAGATGATGGCGTAGCGGCTTCGGGGATTGAGATCCTGAAGCAAAAACGAGGGGGGAGGGTGACGTTTTTACCCCTAAATAAAATTCAAGCGCCGCGATTTTCGCCTGCTTCGGGGTTGCGCTATGCCAATGGTTATATCGACTATGCAATTAATTTAATCGAATGCGATCGCCGCTATCAAGATATTTTTGGCTATGTTTTTGGTAGTACGGTTGTTTTTGCCGATTTGCAATCAGCGCGTTCTCACTTAGGGCAATATCGGATCGTCACTTTAGCAGGAGAATTATTAGAAACCAGTGGGGCGATGACTGGGGGTAGTATCAGCCAGCAAAATTCAAGTTTGCATTTCGGTACGAGCGATGCTACTGAATCCCAAGAAGTTATAGAGTTAAGAAATCGCTTGCAGGAAATCGATCGCATTTTAGCTCGGTGTGGTGAATCGATTGGTAATTTGGCAGCTAAAACTAAAAATCTATCTCAAGAATTAACAGAAGCGAAGACTAAACAAAGAGAAAATAATCTCCTGAAGGATCAATTACAAAAAGAAATTCGCAAGCTAATTCAACAAGTGGAAACTGGGCAGTCGCAACTGGCTCAGAACACAAAACAATTATCTACGGTACAAGCTAGATTAGAGACTTTAGAACGAGATTTACCCGCACAAGAAGAACAATTACAACAAATACGTCAAGCTTTAGTGGAGTTAGAGCAATCTCAAACTAACAGTCAATGGCAGCAAATTCAAGCCGCAATTAGACAGCAAGAACAGGAATTACAAACTAGAATCGAGATAGTTCGTAACGCCGAACAGCAATTGAAAGACATAGAGAATCAAAGTCAAAGATTGCACGAAAAAATTCAAGAATGCGAAGTGCGATCGCGAGAATACCAACAACAGCAACAAGAAAATCAGTCGCAGCAAGCGGCTGTCAATGCGCAATTGCAGGAAATTAGCGATCATCTAAAGCAGATCCATACATCCTTGAAAGAAATCGAACAGCGGATGACGGCGGAAAGACAAGAACGCGATCGCGCCGAGCAAAAACTGCGGGAACTGCATTTAAACCAACAACAGGTAGAATGGCAACAGCAGAAGTTGCAAGAAACGCAAACATCGCGGCGAGAAGATTTAGTTAACTTACAAGCGCAGATTCAAATTCAAGCCGCAGAAATGCCCGATCCCCTACCAGAAGTACCGGATAAGGTCGATTTGGAACAATTGCAGAAAGAATTGCGATCGCTTGTCAAGCGTATGGAAGCGATGGAACCTGTCAATATGTTGGCGTTAGAAGAATACGAACGTACCAACGCTCGATTAGAAGAATTGAGTCAAAAATTATTGACCCTAGAAGCCGAACGCACTGAACTGTTATTGCGGATTGAAAACTTTACCACTCTGCGTCAAAGAGCGTTTCAAGAAGCCTTTGATGCGGTGAATGAAAACTTTCAAACTATTTTCGCCACTCTATCGGATGGGGATGGATTTCTGCAACTCGATAATCCAGAAGATCCATTCACCAGCGGACTGAATTTAGTTGCACATCCTAAAGGTAAACCCGTGCAGCGTCTAGCTTCTATGTCGGGGGGAGAAAAATCACTCACGGCGCTGAGTTTTATCTTTGCTCTACAACGCTATCGCCCATCACCTTTTTACGCCTTTGACGAGGTAGATATGTTCCTAGACGGGGCAAATGTGGAACGATTAGCTAGAATGATCGAACAGCAGGCTAAACAAGCACAGTTTATTGTCGTGAGTCTGCGCCGACCCATGATAGAATCAGCCGAACGTACAATAGGAGTGACCCAAGCGCGAGGAGCTTATACGCAAGTTTTAGGCATAAAATTGTAA
- the blaOXA gene encoding class D beta-lactamase — protein MSWCYKYLTFLMLAIALLPLSAIAGASQDATTSDVSTIQNLSCAGSAPKVRPKTQNTTGWQERPDFGKYFQQAGVEGTFLLYDLKQKQYLVYNPQRANTSIIPVSTFKIFNSLVALETGVIQDENEVIKSDGTPQKFPNWNQDQTMRSAIAGSVIWFYQELARRIGQERMQRYINLANYGNQDISGGIDQFWLKGDLRISPKQQIDLLVKLYQNKLPFSQKTMATVKEILINEKTNDYILRGKTGWGWDFTPQVGWYVGYLERGDRVYFFALNMDINKPEDTKARMAITKDILRSMGLLGAGSRE, from the coding sequence ATGTCTTGGTGCTACAAATACCTCACATTCTTGATGTTAGCGATCGCTTTGTTGCCTTTGAGTGCGATCGCGGGAGCGTCTCAGGATGCTACTACAAGCGATGTTTCTACAATCCAAAATCTAAGTTGCGCTGGAAGCGCACCAAAGGTGCGACCCAAAACTCAAAATACCACGGGCTGGCAGGAACGCCCCGATTTTGGTAAATATTTTCAACAAGCAGGGGTCGAGGGTACATTTTTGCTGTACGACCTGAAGCAAAAGCAATATCTCGTCTATAATCCCCAAAGAGCCAATACCAGCATTATTCCTGTCTCTACATTCAAAATCTTTAACTCCCTGGTAGCGTTGGAAACGGGAGTCATTCAGGATGAAAACGAAGTTATTAAATCGGATGGTACGCCGCAGAAATTTCCAAATTGGAATCAAGACCAAACCATGAGAAGCGCGATCGCGGGTTCGGTGATATGGTTCTATCAAGAATTGGCAAGGCGCATCGGTCAAGAACGGATGCAACGTTATATTAATTTGGCAAATTACGGTAATCAAGACATTAGCGGTGGTATTGACCAATTTTGGTTAAAGGGGGACTTGCGCATTAGTCCCAAACAGCAAATCGATCTTCTAGTGAAACTGTATCAAAATAAATTGCCTTTCTCTCAAAAGACAATGGCAACGGTTAAGGAGATTCTCATCAACGAGAAAACCAACGATTACATCTTGAGAGGAAAAACAGGCTGGGGATGGGACTTTACACCCCAAGTAGGTTGGTATGTAGGCTATCTAGAACGAGGCGATCGCGTTTACTTTTTTGCCCTCAACATGGACATTAACAAACCAGAGGACACTAAGGCAAGAATGGCAATTACTAAAGATATTTTGCGTAGTATGGGCTTACTTGGAGCAGGGAGCAGGGAGTAG